TAACTCTGATTATGCTAATGATAGtgtgatattattaataaacacTTAAAACGACTGAAAATTAACAGAAAAAGATTGGTACAGACTAATTACCTATCGTAATCTTGGGCTACGAGGCAGAGAAATTGAGCATAATTGGTAAGCAGGAGAGGATTGTTAGGGTCCTGTGATAACCCAGTTTGATAGAATAGCTCTGTTGTCAAATATGCTGAATAATCATCAGGCTCGACAATTGCTTTGATAGGTGAAACAAATCTCTGCACAGTTTCACGATCAAGAGAGCCATCTCTCAATGACGCTTGCATTTTCCAAGCTTCGTCCACAATAGAATTCCATAGACTTGACTCTTCTTCTCTAGTTTCTTGGCCTGATACCGATTCCTCTGCTTCCCCGGGAGATGACAGTTGGGAAGCACCGTCAGGGACTATTGTTCTAAATTGGTTCGAGCCATCGAACCATCCATCAGTTCCACTTCCAACCGGCCGAATCTTACCACCACCGCTGCCATTGCTACCGCCAATAGAAGTTGATTTACCATCAGAGGAAGAGGATACCAAAAACGTCTTCACTGATGAAGAATCAAACTTCTGGTCTCGAATTTCAACGCTTTCTGTTGCAGTTGCATAAGCAGCAGGTGGTGGTGAAGCTGCAATTGCAATGTTACTACCCATAGAATAAACTGTAAAGTTAGCAAGCAGAATCATCACATAAACCATAAGAGTAGGAGTATGTGAAAAAACTTGCTGAAATAACCAAACGAAAGAAGCGTGCATCTCTTTCTGTACGCGGACAAGAACTCCTTGTAAATCTTGAGTAAATAACAACTCTCTCATTTGCAGAGTATAGCTATGGAGCTCTCGAATTATAAAAACCATTGAAGAAAACGCCTTTTTAACCGAACAATAAGCAGATTCCCTGAACTCTTCTTGCCACCGCATCTTTCTCTTTATCATTCGTAGAGAAAGCGGAAGCTCCACACTGTTTGCCTTGCGTTCAATTTCCGACCAATCTACAGAATCAGCACCAAATACTCCTCTCTCATTATGATTCTGTGAGCTtgaagcttcttcttcttcaatcatgacatcattattattagtagAATGAGTATCTGAATCAACTTCATTATTCTGGAATCTGAGAGCTAATTCTTGGATTTTCTTAGAAAATTCTTCGTCGGAGAAAGCATCTAAGCTTGCACTGCAAGCTCTTTTAATTCTATCGCTTCTTGTTGATTTAGGATATTCAAAAGATCCAGACCTGTGAAGATGCGGGGTTGATGAAGACGTACCAAACAGAGAAAAACGGTCTACTCTCTGTACGTATCGGCACACAAGAGTTCCAGTTCCATCGGAACGGCACCGTCTTTttgaagaaggagaagagatAGCAGAAGCTAGGGTTTGTGAAGCCGATGGAGAATGAGGCATAACCGGCTGTGACCATTGAAAACAGGTTCCGCCTGCTACTACTTTCACTcccattttttctttccactactaaaagcaaaagcttaaagtTGGAAAAGATTTCAAGATTGAAAAAGGTAAACGGAGACTAAATTATCATAAGATCTGATAATAAAGCCttctgattaaataattttcacttCAGCCTGaaaaaatcaatcaacaaaaacagtcaaaaaaaaataacaaacaaaATGTTTGTAATCTCTTTGTAGCCAATCAATCATTACTTTTCCGTAAAATTAGGATCACGAAAACGAAACTCAAGAAAACCAGCTATAAAAAGGAACTGAGAGATCCAAGAAAATGGAAGATAAAGTAAAGATTCAGCACCGACTTTACCTCGATTAAATAATTTTCCtgctctttttcctttttttcccGTTCTTCTATTTATGACCGACGATTACAAAATTCCGGCGAGCCGGCGAGAAGCCGAAAGCGAAGTACGAAACATAACTTCACTTAAttagaagaaagaaagcactctctctgtctctttatatatacacacacacacacagacTCACTGTCTCTCTCCTTTTGCTTCCGTTcgttaattaataattagagaggaaaccaaaaaaataatacttagaaaaaaaaaatctaacagATAAACGCTAgttgtaaaagaaaacaaaatcacAGTGGCTTATATAGAGAGATAACTGGGAATTCAGGTAGCCGGTCACTAGAAGACAATCTTTcctttagtattattttattttatatttaattaatgtaaTTCTTAGATCGGGTCCGGGTCAGTTGGCAAGATATGAGGTAAGGGGAAACCGTGACTTTGGAGTCCAACTCGGCAGGTTTCACGGACATCTGGATCTGATCTGGCCCTTTTCGAAGTGCCACGTGTTTAAACAGACCTTCACCTCTCTCGTAATTggttgtttttaaatataaaaaccgTGATCCCTCACCGACTCTTTGCATGCCTTTATGCCACGTCTCGgtctatttttcttaattattgcttttaatttgataaagcATAGGTtcttcttattaatttttttaaaaatcaataataatttttttctaatacttttaatattttagcagTATCGAATCTTTTGGCTTTTTGGAAGAGAAATTGTGTGttgaattgaaataataaacgTGCGAATACATTGTATGGTGGGAAATGATGCATCTTCGCCCCCTAAGATTTACATCGATGGGTAAATTAGCCCtctgataatatttttaggtgcaaataattgataaagcaaggttttctttgcattttgGTACTTCTATTATCGGTaccttattaaaataaataggttGGTTATATTAACGTGGCAAAAGCTTGGGGCTTACATCTTTATAGTGGGACTCCAAAAATGCCATGTCAATTCAATGTTGTAGATATTCTATTTTTCTGACATTGACTCCTACTAACATAGAGTATAGATACTTATTGATGGATAtgcaaaaaaaattagagtttgGGTATCTTGGCAtatgtttataaaattatttgaatatgGGTTTATGTGAGTGTAAAGCACTCAATTtgtaatgttttattttcgATTATTATAATCTGatagtaaaaaattacattatatATTTGGGTTTAGAATGAAAACGTATTATACTggtatttgttttaattttattacggATGTGTTTGAACATATATGACCCAAACTTAAATTATGTTGATGGCAATTTACTTATTATGAGTAATTTTTACTCTAATTACTTAAGTCATGTAGGAATTaagcataaatataaaataaaaataggttttacaaatattaagaatatatttattttaaaatctagaAAATAGTTAGACAATTGTTTTTAGTGGGAGATGataatagtattaataaagttttaaattgcataaaaaaattacagttAGATGGAAAAAATTGAATCTTTTCAACATGATGTATTCAATTATTTGCTTTAAAAGCTCTCTGCCGAGTGAATGAGTTGGAGAGAGATGATTTCGATGAGATTGCTCAATCTTAATAGCGGCACGTAACCTCCCATATAACAACCTCTCTAACTTAATAAAGCACCATTAGTAGAGCTCACAAAATGGCATACAAGAAAaagactttattttataagttatttGCACCTAAAAGTACATTAGGACTCAATTTGATCCTGGCTGTAAACCTTAAGGACCAAAATGCACACATTCTTCCTTGTATTATTAGcatttctaaaaagaaaagtattgtATCATTCATAGTATattgttaataaataataatatcaaccAAATCATAATTAAGTGAAGTGTCAGAAAAGGaccttaataataataataataataataataaaagatttcaTTGGTTTCCAAGAAGGAacataaaggaaaaagaaagaaaaatagaataacaCATGctgcatgtatatatatacgtTCAAAGAAATGTTCAATTGTTTATTGAATTTGTCCACTACAACAATTCAGTCAGTTGGGTCCATTTCCGAATAAAGCAATATActattatattcatttattaatattttattattaataaattaaagcccacatctttaatattattttaatttgttgtcccggaatattatttttttaatcaaaagttttcttatttattatcaattaaaaatcacttttgtttttataaaagtgttaagttcttattattaataataataataataataatataataatttaaattcagGCTACGAtcaacaattaatttttagaaaaataataaaaaaatataattaacgtaatttcaatttttttttagacaTATAATCTGGAGACATGACAAAGAAATcgcaagaaaataaaataaaataaaatatgtagcAGTAAGAAGGAGCTTAAGAGGTGAGGCATTGACGGTCCAAATTAAAAGCTGAAGATTGGAAAGCTTTAGTCCAACTTGCTGCTCTATTTGTTAACAtcaggaagaaagaaaaacaaaaaatcaaaGGAAAGCGATTAGTATTGATGGTGACCTCAACAATATCAGTAGATTATTGGAAGATCTTTTTAATGGTTgggattaatttaatttaatttattagctaaTTACTTATCTTTAAGATATGCTTTCCAGCTTCTGGATAGCTGATGTATGTTAAGGTCATCCCATAAACATCACTGAGTTGTCTATCACAGGAActaataaagaaatagaaaaaaggtCTTCTCTTTTTTAGACAACTTTTTTACTGAgcatttagaatttttatagaattataactaatttggactaaatataaaaccgttataatattactaacttaaaaaatgaaaaaagaaattcaattaaaataaaatttgagcatTTCtgataaaatatctttaaaaattatttttttagaatttatatttaaaaccTTAAGCCGTTTGATAAAAGTGATTTTTACCGAGTTGTCGTTCTAGTGAAAAAGATTTTCTagtttgtttgtgtgcattatcaaatttaatatgtaaattttaaattatatttagtattaattttaaatttagtgtctgataaaatttgtaattttagcTGAGTCAATAATcctattattaatatattataattaataaaattttaaaattaattttatatgcttaaacaataaaaaacaGTGCAcgtttttatattatcattgAAAATTTTACCTCGCATccataaatttaatactataaaaaattaaaatttaatataaaaatttaaaaaaaaatgaaaattatgtaataatttaataaaaatataaaatagagtcttattatgaaattttatggGCATGGTCAAACAAGAGAGTTTAAACAAAAGGGGCAGTGTCTCACATTTCCCACAACAGACAATCATTCCATTCCAAGAAAAATACAGCCCacaatttacaaatatattcaCAAACAGCCTGTCATTTCTCACATTttcctttaaaagaaaaaatcagaTGATCAATTGGTCCATTTATTAATGTGTATAACCTGAAATTCAGGGCCTATTTATCATAACCTGTGTCTCTGTTATTTTCATTGGCCTATGTCTATGTacatttttattctaatatgtATGCTCTTCTGACAATTTTAACATGCTTCTAGAGTGGTCTGCTATTGggtttgaaaaataaaattatattattttaaaaattaatatattaagcTTCCATAGGATTTCAagttgattattattatttttgttataataaCTTTCTCACAGAGGGTAATCTGAATTCTTCCATTCTGATTATGTAATGAAAATATGGtttaatcactaattaattaagctCATTATGAAGTTTGAGTCTCAATCTGTGACTGGGCTTTAGTAACTTCTACTATACcaaaaaaaggaagaacaaTTCTCAACCATGATTTATGAAAAGGGAAAAGTAGGAGGAGAAATCTGTTTGAGTTTTTCTTACTTGGGTGCTTAATTAGTGcctaattaataaaactacAATAGGGAAGATCACCCTGTTAGCCAATTAAGTCCAAATGATTAGTGGCTATGAATATGCCATTATGACTTTATTTAGGCTGCTACCAGTACCCAAAATGGTTCATCACCATTACCTTTTAGCCTAATAATTATGACACTTTATCAAAAAGTGTATATGTATGACTAAGTTccttgaaagaagaaaatacaaaaattttaatttttctgttaATTTATCTTTAACTTTCAATTGAAAGAATGCCCCCATTGATGAAAAATATCCTTTCACATTTGATTCATTGTATGAAttcattaacaaaaaaaagtaaaatcttATAATACATGATATGTAATAttgatcaataattaaaaatgtaactatcattagaatataaaaaattaaagtagcaaaaaaaaaaaaaagcctgTCCAAACTTGATCTAGTTCTTGAGACATGGTTTGGATTGGAAAATGACTCTTGCAGTTGTTTCTTGGAatgaattttcttaatattttaaagaaataaactttataCTTGTTATCAAATCTAGCGTgtactatttaaattttcaactttagcattaaactttaatattgatttcaattttaattttcaataaaattatcaataagaTTTGTTGACGTGACGTGAACTCCGgcgataataataataaaaaaaagaattgagtAAGTACTCtcactattaaaatattatcgtttaagcaaataaaattaatgaaactctaaatataaaaaaataaaaaataatattttatatacttaaataataatagtttaataattaaatgagtcAATAACTCTAATATCTACTCCGTTCTTTTTTGTTCACGCCGAACTAGCAAATTTGACAGATAGTTTAACTGAATGCTAAAATTGAATCAATTTAGTCTAATTTAAGTgttaacataatatttttattggcAGTAGAGTGTTGGGTTCTTTTCTTCTACACAAGATGAATTATTACTTTCATAATTATAAGTTTAAGGAGATAATTATTACCTCTTATCATTTTTAAGAGGGtacaaaaagataattatatcTCTCGTGCTTTATACTTTAATCAatgatatctttttctttatattttataattcgGCAAAGAAATTTAGAGTTGAAAtgagaaatttaattatttatgtcgAGATATATATTTACCGTTAAATTAAATCCGCAAATCCGGCTTCGACCACTTGCATTAATGCCCTTGtttgtttttcaattaaaaagaaaacagaagaaTACACGTGATTAAACATCCAAGCACCTCATTTGTTCTGATGGGGTGGGGAAATCATTAATTGAAGgacaaatgaaaaaagaagaagaagaagcatagATTATATATGAGAGACCAATCATGTGatagatatattatatttcatttcaattgATCAGGAATAGTTAACCGCACTAGAAGTGTCAAGAATTGCATTATACGATGAGACAAACAAAACTTTGCAAAGGGAAGAGTCCATCTCCATCGATTGATACcacaaaatataaagaaaggacccattaatatatatatataatatgaactgaaattgaaagaaaaggaaaggaagaaagagaCATTGACATAATAATTTGATCAGCCAATGGGTGTGCTACAAACATTCAGTAGGTGTTTGTATGATTTGCTGATAACTATAGCTgtttaaacccaataattatattaaattcttgataattaatcattattactTTGATATTAAACAGTTACCAATTCTTTCTAATCTCGTGATGCTGTTGTTGCTTTAATTTAAATAGCGACAATCATTGATTAACTCATTGGCATTTGGTTGTAAGAGGAGCTAGTGATCTTGTTTCTGCAATAGTATGAACTGAAGAATGTCTATTGCACATgggaaaacaaaacaaaacaaaaagagagtGCAGTATTCGGTTTATTTTGTGCATGTGCATGGCAAATTGCTTATAGCCGTTGATTTGCTGAAGCACATGCAAaaatgaaagataaaaaagaagaagaagaagaagaagaagatagacaCCGCTGTTGCAGGAAATGGGCAGCAAAAGATAGAATCTAATCAATCTCTGACAAGCCCCATTTCTGCACCAAAATGGAGACTTCCCTATCTACACCTAATTTCCTATCCACTTTTTTTAATGGCGACCAACGAGAAACTTACGAACTGTAATGAGAACTGAACCAATACAGATTGAAATTGGATGTAACCAAGTTAATGTGATCTACATATATCTCGAACACTGAAAGAGGACCAAACCTAAAAGATAAACACAGCTAATATATATCATCATAAGTAGGACTCCCCATGTCCGGTTAAAGCCGAATCTTAGATTAATTTAACAgacaagataaaaaaaaaaaattattcctAATCTATTTTTCTCCATTCTCATTcctatttctatttctatttttattcttgaTCTTGAACCAAATGGTTCCTAACAACCAACTGTGGTCACTGGTTTAGAAGTTAAGAACGTCTAATTGGGCAGCTTCTTTGTAGCTAGTCATGTggctattttatatatatatatatatatatacacagcTCAGTAATATAGTTGTACGGTACGTAGTTTCTATTGAAAGCAACATATCTGATGGCCCCCTCCTCTGCACAATTGGGAGTCCTGTGGTTGATGTGGTCACTCACTGTGGGCATAAGGCAAGTAGAAAAGAGGCGTTCACTACTACCACACATGCCTCAGCaacttgttcttttcttttcatttacaGGCAATTACTAAAAACccataaattcataattaaataaagtgtCCAGCTTTTCTTCAATGAATACTCCTCCATATTTATGAACCCTAAAGCATTGAAGAAATATCTGAAGAAATCTTGAGTAAGTGATAACTTCCCAACAAATTTGATGGATGGCAGCAAGGGGAATTGAACTCGGAATttttaaaactgaaaattaatACCGATCATGTtctttcttgttatttttttaatagaataaaaaataataccgGAGTTAGAGGTTTTTATGGATTATTTTAATGACTCGGTACGtcgtatattttttcaaaaataatgtTGTTTCTAGAAGGACAATTTTGCatgcaatttctttttatttttcttggcGAAATTGGTACTAATGAGA
The Ricinus communis isolate WT05 ecotype wild-type chromosome 1, ASM1957865v1, whole genome shotgun sequence DNA segment above includes these coding regions:
- the LOC8276385 gene encoding uncharacterized protein LOC8276385; translated protein: MGVKVVAGGTCFQWSQPVMPHSPSASQTLASAISSPSSKRRCRSDGTGTLVCRYVQRVDRFSLFGTSSSTPHLHRSGSFEYPKSTRSDRIKRACSASLDAFSDEEFSKKIQELALRFQNNEVDSDTHSTNNNDVMIEEEEASSSQNHNERGVFGADSVDWSEIERKANSVELPLSLRMIKRKMRWQEEFRESAYCSVKKAFSSMVFIIRELHSYTLQMRELLFTQDLQGVLVRVQKEMHASFVWLFQQVFSHTPTLMVYVMILLANFTVYSMGSNIAIAASPPPAAYATATESVEIRDQKFDSSSVKTFLVSSSSDGKSTSIGGSNGSGGGKIRPVGSGTDGWFDGSNQFRTIVPDGASQLSSPGEAEESVSGQETREEESSLWNSIVDEAWKMQASLRDGSLDRETVQRFVSPIKAIVEPDDYSAYLTTELFYQTGLSQDPNNPLLLTNYAQFLCLVAQDYDRAEEYFKRAIAVEPPDAEAYSKYASFLWRVRNDLWAAEETFLEAINADPTNTYYAGNYAHFLWNTGGEDTCFPLNSQDNTQEI